Proteins from one Paraburkholderia acidisoli genomic window:
- a CDS encoding MBL fold metallo-hydrolase, with the protein MNAATLSIDVETFEMPLAAHLAARAPGTSGTSGTSGTSGTPGTPGTSSPSRGRDSQPFAPAPPAGGVALNWLGQAGFVIEGAGLRLLIDPYLSDSLARKYAGTRYPHRRMMAAPVAPEEVERVDLVLCTHRHTDHMDPDTLQPLARRFPQLRFVVPAATLEEAIKRCGVDAGRLIPVDAGERVEALPGVHVAPIASAHETLDADALGRHPWLGYVVDIAGVRLYHSGDCVPYAGLPERVAALQPHLALLPVNGRDDERSGNGVPGNFTLDEAVSLCKHAGVRAMIAHHHGLFDFNTIAPGEIDTRIVEERGALALYRARTQCTWRVRASGGANARADARADARADARAEPPATSPQHG; encoded by the coding sequence ATGAACGCCGCCACGCTTTCCATCGACGTCGAAACCTTCGAGATGCCGCTCGCGGCGCATCTCGCGGCGCGCGCACCGGGCACGTCGGGCACGTCGGGCACGTCGGGCACGTCGGGCACGCCGGGCACGCCGGGCACGTCCAGCCCGTCGCGCGGGCGCGACTCGCAACCGTTCGCGCCCGCGCCGCCAGCGGGCGGCGTCGCGCTGAACTGGCTCGGCCAGGCCGGTTTCGTGATCGAAGGCGCGGGCTTGCGCCTTCTGATCGACCCGTATCTCTCGGACTCGCTCGCGCGCAAATATGCGGGCACGCGCTACCCGCACCGGCGCATGATGGCCGCGCCGGTCGCGCCCGAGGAGGTCGAGCGCGTCGATCTCGTGCTGTGCACGCATCGCCATACGGATCACATGGACCCGGACACGCTGCAACCGCTCGCGCGGCGCTTTCCGCAGCTGCGCTTCGTGGTGCCCGCCGCGACGCTCGAGGAAGCCATCAAGCGCTGTGGCGTGGACGCCGGGCGGCTGATTCCCGTCGATGCGGGCGAGCGCGTGGAAGCGCTGCCCGGCGTGCACGTCGCGCCCATTGCCTCGGCGCACGAGACGCTCGACGCGGACGCGCTGGGGCGGCATCCGTGGCTTGGCTACGTGGTCGATATCGCGGGCGTGCGCCTCTATCATTCCGGCGACTGCGTGCCTTACGCGGGCCTGCCCGAACGCGTGGCCGCGCTGCAACCGCATCTCGCGCTGTTGCCCGTGAACGGCCGCGACGACGAACGCAGCGGCAACGGCGTGCCCGGCAATTTCACGCTCGACGAAGCCGTTTCGCTCTGCAAGCACGCGGGCGTGCGCGCGATGATCGCGCATCATCACGGCCTGTTCGACTTCAACACGATCGCGCCCGGCGAGATCGACACGCGTATCGTGGAGGAACGCGGCGCGCTGGCGTTGTATCGTGCGCGTACGCAGTGCACGTGGCGCGTGCGTGCGAGCGGCGGGGCGAACGCGCGTGCTGACGCGCGTGCTGACGCGCGTGCCGATGCGCGTGCCGAGCCACCCGCGACGTCGCCGCAACACGGCTAG
- a CDS encoding xylulokinase produces the protein MTETTHYLAIDVGTGSVRAALVDATGRIRRLAAREHEQIVPRYGWSEQRPLDWWAGAVDAIRELLAAEPGAAQHIAAICACGQMHGTVLIDADGELTRDAAPLWNDKRAAPQVEAFRARYRAQSNQHDYLPRTANPPTAAWPAFKLQWIRDHERAAYERAATVFMPKDYVNFRLTGERACDWSDASMMFLMDPQARTWSAAMFDELGLDLRKMPPIRAPQDLLGHVTRAAAAATGLREGTPVLVGAADYPASVLGSGVHEPGLASDITGTSSIITVIAKTPMLHPEVSNVATCEGLWGRFTLLDSGGDAMRWARRAFHENTLSYDAIARKAAEAPVGAEGLFFLPYLTGERFGDHPNSRAQFFGIAARHGLAHLHRAVLEGVAFGVRRHMQMIQPEGVPIERLVAASGGAKAALWLDIKASMYRTPILVPAEVECGVMGCALLAATASGQFATLGEAVRRFVRFEREVQPDPRASDRYDRMMPIFERLYLNAQQFYDDLDALQEGASVSALQGACA, from the coding sequence ATGACGGAGACAACCCACTACCTGGCGATCGACGTGGGCACCGGCAGCGTGCGCGCCGCGCTCGTCGATGCCACCGGCCGGATTCGCCGCCTCGCCGCGCGCGAGCACGAACAGATCGTGCCGCGCTACGGCTGGTCCGAGCAACGCCCGCTGGACTGGTGGGCGGGCGCGGTCGACGCGATTCGCGAACTGCTCGCCGCCGAGCCCGGCGCGGCGCAGCATATCGCGGCGATCTGCGCGTGCGGGCAGATGCACGGCACCGTGCTGATCGACGCCGACGGCGAACTCACGCGCGACGCCGCGCCGCTCTGGAACGACAAGCGCGCCGCGCCGCAGGTCGAAGCGTTTCGCGCGCGTTATCGCGCGCAGTCGAATCAACACGACTACCTGCCGCGCACGGCGAACCCGCCCACGGCCGCGTGGCCCGCGTTCAAGCTCCAGTGGATTCGCGACCACGAGCGCGCCGCATACGAGCGCGCGGCAACCGTGTTCATGCCGAAGGACTACGTGAACTTCCGCCTGACCGGCGAGCGCGCGTGCGACTGGAGCGACGCGTCGATGATGTTCCTGATGGACCCGCAGGCGCGCACGTGGTCCGCCGCGATGTTCGACGAACTCGGGCTCGACCTGCGCAAGATGCCGCCCATCCGCGCGCCGCAGGACCTGCTCGGTCACGTGACGCGAGCCGCCGCCGCCGCGACCGGCCTGCGCGAGGGCACGCCCGTGCTGGTGGGCGCGGCCGACTATCCGGCTTCGGTGCTCGGCTCGGGCGTTCATGAGCCGGGGCTCGCCTCCGACATCACCGGGACCTCGTCGATCATCACCGTGATTGCCAAAACCCCCATGCTGCACCCCGAGGTCTCGAACGTCGCGACCTGCGAAGGCCTGTGGGGCCGCTTCACGCTGCTCGACTCGGGCGGCGACGCCATGCGCTGGGCGCGCCGCGCGTTCCACGAGAACACGCTCTCCTACGACGCCATCGCGCGCAAGGCCGCCGAAGCGCCCGTGGGTGCCGAAGGCCTGTTTTTCCTGCCCTATCTCACCGGCGAACGCTTCGGCGATCACCCGAATTCGCGCGCGCAGTTCTTCGGGATCGCGGCGCGCCATGGTCTCGCGCATCTGCATCGCGCGGTGCTCGAAGGCGTGGCGTTCGGCGTGCGCCGTCATATGCAGATGATTCAACCGGAAGGCGTGCCGATCGAGCGTCTGGTGGCGGCCAGCGGCGGCGCGAAAGCCGCGCTGTGGCTCGACATCAAGGCAAGCATGTATCGCACGCCCATTCTCGTGCCCGCCGAAGTCGAGTGCGGCGTGATGGGCTGCGCGCTGCTGGCCGCCACGGCGTCGGGCCAGTTCGCCACGCTCGGCGAGGCGGTGCGCCGCTTCGTGCGCTTCGAGCGCGAAGTGCAGCCCGACCCGCGCGCGAGCGATCGCTACGACCGCATGATGCCGATCTTCGAGCGCCTCTACCTGAACGCGCAACAGTTCTACGACGATCTCGACGCGTTGCAGGAAGGCGCGTCCGTATCGGCACTGCAAGGAGCCTGCGCATGA